One Merismopedia glauca CCAP 1448/3 genomic window carries:
- a CDS encoding FkbM family methyltransferase: MSKYRERALKLFQKPHFYNETLNDKWIVECIFPGKRDGYFLEVGAANGKEASSCYVLESRLGWTGICVEPNGDFFQQLVKNRPSSICENVCLSDQNEQVIFIEGNGDPASPYLSGIKSNLEQFKPHSEDVIAQGRAVMKQAITLEALLNQHNAPSVIDYAAFDIEGSEFEVLKGFPFSRYQFLALTLECDRSIWEPITHLLTSNGYREVTNPFNPHMKWERYWLHESMS, encoded by the coding sequence ATGTCAAAATATAGAGAAAGAGCATTAAAACTATTTCAAAAGCCGCATTTCTACAACGAAACTTTGAATGACAAATGGATTGTAGAGTGTATTTTCCCGGGTAAACGAGATGGCTATTTTTTGGAGGTTGGGGCTGCCAATGGTAAAGAGGCCAGTAGTTGTTATGTTTTAGAATCACGACTGGGATGGACAGGAATTTGTGTAGAGCCTAATGGTGATTTTTTTCAACAGCTTGTGAAGAATCGTCCCAGCAGTATTTGCGAAAATGTCTGTTTATCCGATCAAAACGAACAGGTTATTTTCATTGAAGGAAACGGCGATCCTGCAAGTCCTTATCTGAGTGGAATCAAGTCAAACCTGGAGCAATTTAAACCTCACAGCGAAGATGTAATTGCGCAGGGTAGAGCCGTCATGAAACAGGCAATTACGCTGGAGGCGTTGCTGAATCAGCATAATGCTCCTAGTGTCATCGATTATGCTGCATTCGATATCGAAGGGAGTGAATTTGAAGTACTCAAAGGATTTCCATTTAGCAGGTATCAGTTTTTAGCTCTTACCCTAGAGTGTGATCGATCGATTTGGGAGCCAATCACCCATTTGCTCACTTCCAATGGTTATCGAGAGGTCACTAATCCGTTCAATCCTCACATGAAATGGGAACGATATTGGCTGCACGAAAGTATGAGTTAA
- a CDS encoding class I SAM-dependent methyltransferase, with product MHQGNQMSGNSVLFQLFNLQLEAFIDQIKYSTDHTKIHLSIQKAFSTYFCPCCESQVHEWLDWSSSYRKVECPYCKLHPRQRLFWLHLNQHPELLQGRLKILHFAPEFVFRERFSIMPNLEYITADLNDPAVDIRIDITNIPYPDNTFNVILCSHVLEHVPDDRQAMSELWRVLKPGGWAFLQVPIDSSLTETFEDPTITLPSDRLCHYGQEDHVRMYGLDYPDRLEAAGFIVNIEDVHQRLSEAEQLKYGVLAHPEKLYFGLKSINSV from the coding sequence ATGCATCAGGGAAATCAAATGTCAGGCAATTCAGTGCTGTTCCAACTTTTTAACCTCCAACTTGAAGCTTTTATCGATCAAATTAAATACTCAACCGATCATACAAAAATTCACCTTTCCATTCAAAAAGCATTTAGCACTTACTTCTGCCCTTGCTGTGAGAGTCAGGTACACGAGTGGCTGGACTGGAGTTCCTCTTATCGCAAGGTTGAATGTCCCTATTGCAAATTGCATCCTAGACAGCGTCTTTTCTGGTTACATTTAAACCAGCATCCAGAGCTTTTGCAAGGTCGCTTAAAAATCCTACATTTTGCACCTGAGTTTGTTTTCCGAGAACGCTTCTCCATTATGCCAAATTTGGAGTATATCACGGCTGATCTGAACGATCCCGCCGTTGATATTAGGATAGACATTACAAATATCCCCTATCCAGACAACACATTTAATGTCATTCTATGCAGCCATGTACTGGAACATGTGCCGGACGATCGCCAAGCCATGAGCGAGTTATGGAGAGTTTTGAAGCCCGGTGGATGGGCATTTTTACAGGTGCCCATTGACTCTTCCTTGACAGAAACGTTTGAAGATCCGACGATTACATTACCTAGCGATCGCCTCTGCCATTATGGCCAGGAAGATCATGTTCGTATGTACGGACTAGATTATCCAGATCGGCTGGAAGCAGCAGGTTTTATCGTCAATATTGAAGATGTTCACCAGAGGCTGAGCGAGGCAGAACAACTCAAGTATGGAGTGTTGGCTCATCCAGAGAAACTATACTTCGGTTTGAAGTCTATTAATTCCGTTTGA
- a CDS encoding glycosyltransferase has protein sequence MVTLPLVTVILPVYNGEKFLAEAIQNIKEQNYQSLEIIVIDDGSTDKTAEVAAQFHDEIRYVYQSNQGPAAARNQGSKLAQGEVITFLDVDDLWADNMLLDFTDYLITHPDVEIVQGLIQQMQLDEKTTDEDAPVFKPVFQPYQFINLGSALYRKSAFDKVGLFDLTLRDSDDTDWFVRAWEQNITKVVIPKTVLFYRKHDRNITRKQDSGPFSLIKLYKRHIDRVQTQGIQNPSPVISLSNYCGQSPD, from the coding sequence ATGGTAACCCTCCCGCTCGTCACTGTTATTCTTCCGGTCTATAATGGGGAGAAGTTTTTGGCTGAAGCGATTCAAAATATCAAAGAGCAAAACTATCAGTCGCTTGAAATCATCGTTATTGATGATGGCTCTACGGATAAAACTGCCGAGGTTGCTGCCCAATTTCATGATGAAATTCGTTATGTTTATCAGTCGAACCAGGGGCCTGCTGCTGCACGTAACCAGGGATCTAAACTTGCTCAAGGAGAGGTAATTACGTTTCTAGATGTCGACGATCTGTGGGCTGATAATATGTTGCTTGACTTCACAGATTACTTAATTACCCACCCCGATGTTGAAATCGTGCAGGGGTTGATCCAGCAAATGCAGCTTGATGAAAAGACTACCGATGAGGATGCACCCGTATTCAAGCCAGTCTTTCAACCTTATCAATTCATCAATCTTGGGAGTGCCCTCTACCGTAAATCGGCATTTGATAAAGTGGGTTTATTCGACCTAACCCTGCGAGACAGCGATGATACAGACTGGTTTGTCAGAGCCTGGGAGCAGAATATTACCAAAGTAGTAATTCCTAAAACCGTATTGTTTTACCGCAAACACGATCGCAATATCACGCGAAAACAGGATTCGGGACCTTTTAGCTTGATTAAGCTTTACAAACGACATATCGATCGCGTGCAGACTCAAGGAATCCAAAACCCATCTCCAGTAATATCTTTATCTAACTACTGTGGTCAGTCACCGGACTGA
- a CDS encoding glycosyltransferase family 2 protein: MSHLKSLLVSVIIPIYNGEMFLAEAIQSLKRQNYQPLEIIVIDDGSTDKTAEIAAQFHPEIRYVYQSNQGPSAARNHGIKLAEGEVIAFLDVDDLWADDVLLDFTDYLIAHPDVEIVQGLIQQMQREIVNPQENSYTFKPNFQPYQFINLGSALYRKSVFDKVGLFDLALRDNEDTDWFMRAWEQNINKVVIPRVMLFYRKHDGNMTLKQTDLVHFGVIKIYKRHIDRMRSQETPGLSPSMSWYAYLGQSPT, encoded by the coding sequence ATGAGCCATTTAAAAAGTCTGCTGGTGAGTGTGATTATTCCGATTTATAACGGAGAGATGTTTTTGGCAGAGGCAATTCAAAGTCTGAAACGTCAGAATTATCAACCGCTTGAAATCATCGTCATTGATGATGGCTCTACGGATAAAACTGCTGAAATTGCCGCCCAGTTTCATCCTGAGATTCGCTATGTTTATCAGTCCAACCAAGGACCATCTGCTGCTCGTAATCACGGAATCAAACTTGCCGAAGGAGAAGTGATTGCTTTTCTGGATGTTGATGATCTATGGGCAGATGACGTGCTGCTTGATTTCACAGACTATTTAATCGCTCATCCAGATGTTGAAATTGTTCAGGGGCTGATCCAGCAAATGCAGCGTGAGATAGTTAACCCGCAGGAAAACTCCTACACATTCAAACCAAATTTTCAGCCCTACCAGTTCATCAATCTGGGCAGCGCGCTCTATCGTAAATCCGTATTTGATAAAGTCGGTTTATTTGACCTGGCACTACGTGACAACGAAGACACCGACTGGTTTATGCGAGCGTGGGAACAAAATATCAATAAGGTGGTGATCCCAAGAGTCATGCTATTTTACCGCAAACACGATGGCAACATGACCTTGAAACAAACGGATCTGGTTCATTTTGGAGTCATCAAAATTTATAAACGTCATATCGATCGAATGCGCTCTCAGGAAACACCAGGCCTCTCTCCAAGCATGAGTTGGTATGCCTATTTAGGTCAGTCACCTACTTAG